A stretch of DNA from Thermoanaerobaculia bacterium:
CCGACTCGGACGAGAGCTCGAAATTCGGGATCCCGAGGCGCGCGAGCTCCCGCGAGAGCGCGCCCGACCACGCGCTCGATTCGCGGACGACCACGCCGATCCCGTGCAGCGGCAGTCCCGTCTCCGCCACCATGAGGATCTCGCGCGCGATCTCCGTCCGCTCTCCCGCCGCGCCCGCGGCGGAGACGAGGCGCACGGCATCCCGGGAAGGAGCGGGCGCGGCGTGATCGCCGCCGAGGCGGCGGTTGAAGTCGTCGAGCGGACCCGCGGGCGCGGCGACGGGATCGAGGGAGGCCGGCAGCGACTCCTCGGCCCATCGGAGAAACGGATCCGCGAACTCGCCGTAGCGCCCCGGCGGGCGCGGAACGAACGCCGCGACGGGCCGGCGCCGCGCCGCCGCCGCGAGGAACTCCTTCTGAAGGCCGGTCGCGTCGTAGAAGCCGTAGAGCAGGAGCGGTTCCGCGCCGGCGTCGCGCGAGGCCGCCGCGCGCCGGAACGTCTTCGCGCGCGTCTCTCGGCCCGCGGCTCCCCGATCGAGCTCTTCGTAGAGCCGCGCGAGCGCGCCGAGCAGCAGTCGGCGCTCGGCCGGGAGCGTTCCGCCCTCGACGAACGCCCGGAACGCCTTCGGCGCCACGCCGGCGTCGGCGAGGTCGCGCAGAGTCGCCTCGATCGACGGCACGAGCTCGGGCCGCCCCGCGAGATCGCCGAAGACGCGCGCCTCCGGAAGGCGCGCGAGGGCCGACGAGAGGAGGGCGAACTCGCCGAACGGCGGCAGCGGGGGGGCTCCCGGTCCGGCGACCTGCGTCGCGAAGGCCTCGAGCGTCGAGAAGGAGAGCCCGCCGTGGGCGGGGAAAAGCCTCCGATCCTCGCGCCACTCCACGTACCGGCGCCGAAGGTGGACCCCGAGGAGGTTCGACGCGACGATGATCGTCACCGCTCGGAGCGGATCTTCGCGTTGCAGGTCCGCGATCTCGGCGAAGAGCTTCGGCTCGAGAGCGGAAAAAGGGCCGCAGAAGATTCGATGTCGGCCGGAACCGCGGCGGGAGACCGTCACGACGCCGCAGTGTACCGGAGAACAAATCGCTCCGGATCGGCGCGCCCGCGGACGTCCGAAGAGATGGCGGCCCGACGTCCGGTTCGTGTAGTGTCGACCCGATGAGCGAGCCCGCCGATACCCTGGCGCGACTGGCCGCGCAGATGAAGTCCCGCCGCGAGGGAATTCTCCGTTCCTGGCGGGACATCGTGCGCGCCGACCCGGAGCTGACCAGCTCGACCGCGCTTTCCCGCAGCCAGTTTCGCGACCATCTTCCGGCGATCCTGGAGGGGTACGAGCAGACCCTCGTCGCGGGAGAGCATGGCGTTCTCGGCAAAGCCGCCGCGGAAGGCCACGAGGGAAGCGAGCACGGGAAACATCGGTGGCTGCAGGGCTACGCGCTGAAGGAAGTCATCCGCGAATGGGGCCATCTGTATCTGCTGCTCGTCTCGGAGCTCGAGGAGTTCGTCGCCCGCAACCCGGAGGCGGATCGCGAGGCGATGTCGACCGCGCGGTACGCGCTGGCGGTCCTCTCGACGGAAGGGGTGTCCGAGAGCGCCTCGGAATTCGCGCGGATGCATCAGGCGGAGGCCGCGGCCCAGGTGCGCGACCTCGAGACGGGGCTGGAAAACAGCCGGAAGATCCTCCGGGAACAGGCGATGAAGATGCGCGAGGCCGCCCACGACCTGCGGGGAGGATTGGGGATCGTCACCAGCGCCGTCGAGCTGCTGGGACGAGCCGATCTCCCGGCCTCGACGCGGGAACAGTTCTCGAGCATGGTGCAGCGGGCGGTCGATACCCAGGCGAACCTGCTGACCGAGCTGATGGATCTCGCCCGGCTCCAGGCCGGCCAGGAGACGCGTCAAATCGCCCCCTTCGACGCGGCCGCCGAGCTCGCCCGGATCGGCTCGAACGCCCAGGCCGCCGCGCTCGAAAAGGGGCTCTATCTGAGGACGGAAGGACCCGCCTCCCTTCCCGTCGAAGGGGACCGCGTCAAGTTCGGCCGCATCGTCCAGAACCTCCTTCTGAACGCCTTGAAGTACACGAGGCAGGGAGGAGTCACGATCAGCTGGGGGCCGAGCCGGAACAACGACCCGAACCGGTGGACGCTGAGCGTCGAGGATACCGGTCCCGGTTTCCACGCCGGGCCCGGGGGGCCTCTGGCCGGGGCGTTGAAAGACGCGACCGACGATTCCCTCGCGGTGGAGCGCGAGGCGGCCGGTCGGCCGCCCGCTCCCGAGGCCCCGATCGACACCCGCCCGGATCGCCAGCGCAGCGGCGAGGGGATCGGTCTCTCGATCACCAAGAGACTCTGCGAGCTGCTCGACGCGACTCTCGAGCTCGAGAGCCACATCGACAAGGGGACCGTGTTCCGGGTCCTGTTCCCGCGTCGGTACGACGAAAGCTGACTCCGAAGGCCCCTCGCCGTGGCGAGGAAATCGGGGGGGCGGAGGCTCGTCCGGGAGAGCCGGAGCCGCCGCGGCGCCCGTCTCGGGCACATCGGATAGGATCGCTGTTTCGTCCGGAGGAATCGAGGAAATCATGGCCCAGCAGTACATCTTCACGATGCAGAACCTGCGGAAGGTGGTTCCGCCGCACAAGGAGATCCTGCGGGGCGTCTGGCTCTCCTTCTATCCCGGGGCGAAGATCGGCGTCCTGGGCCTGAACGGCTCCGGCAAGTCGACGGTCCTCCGGATCATGGCGGGGGAGGACAAGGAGTTCCAGGGAGAGGCGTACGCCGCCGAGGGCACGCGCATCGGTTACCTGCCGCAGGATCCGAAGCTCGATCCGACCAGGGACGTCCTCGGCAACGTCGAGATGGGGGTCGCTCCGATCCGCGCTCTGCTCGCGCGGTTCGACGAGTTGAACGAGAAGCTCGGCTCCGATCTCTCCGACGCGGAGATGGAGAAGGTCATGGCCGAGCATGGAAGAGTGCAGGACGCGATCGACGCTTCCGGCGGCTGGGATCTCGACAAGACCCTCGAGCTGGCGATGGACGCCCTTCGCTGCCCGCCCCCGGACGCGGACGTGACCAGGATCTCCGGCGGAGAGAAGCGGCGCGTCGCGCTTTGCAAGGTGTTGCTCGAGAAGCCCGACCTGCTGCTCCTCGACGAGCCGACGAACCACCTCGACGCCGAATCGGTCGCCTGGCTCGAGCGGCATCTCGCGGAGTTTCCCGGCACGGTCGTCGCCGTGACGCACGACCGCTATTTCCTCGACAACGTCGCGCAGTGGATCCTCGAGCTCGATCGCGGAGCCGGGATCCCGTGGAAGGGGAACTATTCCTCCTGGCTCGAGCAGAAGGAAGCGCGCCTGGCGACGGAGGAGAAGCAGGAATCGGCCAAGCGGCGCGCGCTGCAGCGGGAACTGGAGTGGGTGCGGATGGCCCCGCGGGCCCGGCACGCCAAGAGCAAGGCGAGACTCCAGGCCTACGAGAGCCTGCTGAACGACCAGGGTCCGGAAGCGCGCAACGAGACGCAGGAGATCTTCATTCCGCCGGGTCCCCGGCTCGGCGACGTCGTCGTGCGCGCCGAGCACGTCCGCAAGGGCTACGCCGACAAGGTTCTCGTCGACGACCTGAATTTCGACCTGCCGCGGGGCGGCATCGTCGGCGTCATCGGACCCAACGGGGCCGGGAAGACGACGCTCTTCCGGATGATCATGGGAGAGGAAGAACCGGACGCGGGGAAGCTGGTCGTCGGGGAGACGGTCGTTCCCTCCTACGTCGACCAGAACCGCGACCGTCCCGAGGGGGGCAGGACCGTCCACGACGAGCTCTCGGGCGGGCAGGACCTCGTCACCCTCGGCAAGCGCGCCATCCCGTCGCGGGCGTACTGCGCGATGTTCAACTTCAAGGGAGCGGACCAGCAGAAGAAGGTCGCCGACCTCTCCGGGGGCGAGATGAACCGGCTGCATCTCGCCCGGGTCCTCAAGAAGGGGGGCAACCTGCTGCTCCTCGACGAGCCGACGAACGACCTCGACGTCGAGACGCTGCGCGCGCTGGAAGAGGCGGTGCTCGGATTCGGCGGCT
This window harbors:
- a CDS encoding sensor histidine kinase, with translation MSEPADTLARLAAQMKSRREGILRSWRDIVRADPELTSSTALSRSQFRDHLPAILEGYEQTLVAGEHGVLGKAAAEGHEGSEHGKHRWLQGYALKEVIREWGHLYLLLVSELEEFVARNPEADREAMSTARYALAVLSTEGVSESASEFARMHQAEAAAQVRDLETGLENSRKILREQAMKMREAAHDLRGGLGIVTSAVELLGRADLPASTREQFSSMVQRAVDTQANLLTELMDLARLQAGQETRQIAPFDAAAELARIGSNAQAAALEKGLYLRTEGPASLPVEGDRVKFGRIVQNLLLNALKYTRQGGVTISWGPSRNNDPNRWTLSVEDTGPGFHAGPGGPLAGALKDATDDSLAVEREAAGRPPAPEAPIDTRPDRQRSGEGIGLSITKRLCELLDATLELESHIDKGTVFRVLFPRRYDES
- the ettA gene encoding energy-dependent translational throttle protein EttA; translation: MAQQYIFTMQNLRKVVPPHKEILRGVWLSFYPGAKIGVLGLNGSGKSTVLRIMAGEDKEFQGEAYAAEGTRIGYLPQDPKLDPTRDVLGNVEMGVAPIRALLARFDELNEKLGSDLSDAEMEKVMAEHGRVQDAIDASGGWDLDKTLELAMDALRCPPPDADVTRISGGEKRRVALCKVLLEKPDLLLLDEPTNHLDAESVAWLERHLAEFPGTVVAVTHDRYFLDNVAQWILELDRGAGIPWKGNYSSWLEQKEARLATEEKQESAKRRALQRELEWVRMAPRARHAKSKARLQAYESLLNDQGPEARNETQEIFIPPGPRLGDVVVRAEHVRKGYADKVLVDDLNFDLPRGGIVGVIGPNGAGKTTLFRMIMGEEEPDAGKLVVGETVVPSYVDQNRDRPEGGRTVHDELSGGQDLVTLGKRAIPSRAYCAMFNFKGADQQKKVADLSGGEMNRLHLARVLKKGGNLLLLDEPTNDLDVETLRALEEAVLGFGGCAVIISHDRWFLDRVATHILAFEGDSQTTWFEGNFADYEADRKRRLGAEADRPHRIKYKKLTRA